Within Gilvibacter sp. SZ-19, the genomic segment GTCTCTACAATACGATTCTTGTTCTCTTCGAGCTCCTCTTGATTGATAGTGATCCCTGCACCGCCAGTATAATCTTTCAATAGCTCTAGCGGAGGAAACTTATAGTTGCCCAGCTCTAGCGTAGGGTCGAACTCACCAAAGTCTTCTACAAGCTTTTTGGCAGTTTGGTCTGCTGGCAGTTCCTCTTCCTCTGCGGCGGCTTCTACTTCCATAGTAACCTCATCTTCTTGAGTAACTGTCTTAGGTGGTTTGAGTTGGATGTTCTCCAATTCCGGTTCTGGAGTAAGCTCCAAGGGCTGTGTTTGTGTCTGTTGTGTTATAACCTCTGGCTCGGGTTCAGGTGTCGTTTCTATGGTGTTTACTGCGGAGTCTGACTGAGCTAGCGACTCTTCGGTAGTGCTTTCTGATTTAAAGTCTTCGGCTATGGCTTCTTGGGTCTTTTTAAGCTTGGCGGCTACCTTGTCTGGAGTAACACGCAAGCGCAATACCAAATAGGCGATCAACAAGAAAGCCATTAGGATGGCGGTTCCTGTGAAGCCTAGATAGTCTTGTAAAAAGTCGTTGAGTTCGTAACCGACGGTTCCCGCCAAGATACCACCTTGAGCCGCAAAGAATCCGAAGAAAACAGCAAGCCAAAGCATGACCAAGAGGCCCCAAAACCAGAATCGGCCAAGGGCAGATTTCTTAAAATCAAAGAAAAAATAAACCCCGCTTAAGGTGACCAGGGTGCTAAAAATAAAGGCTGCAATTCCAACTCCTTTATAGATGAAGAAATCACCAAGAGCTGCACCGAACTTGCTCAGCAGGTTTGCGGCTTCTGCTTCTCGATCGCTCAATTCTCCCAGAATAGATTGGTCTTCTTGCCAATTAAAAAAGAAGGATGCAAAGGCCAAAGTGAGGGCCAAACCAAAGAGCATTAAAAAGCTCCCCAAGACAACTTGTTGTTGCCGGTTGAGGGTCAATTTAGGAATCTTGAATCGTTTAGCTTTTTTCGCGCTGCGTTTAGTAGTCTTCTTCTTGGCCATAAAGGGTAAAACAAATGTACGAATTGTTAACGTTTAAAAAACACCCAAATTATAAGGTAAAATGTCGTTATGAGCATTGCAAGCACAATAAAACAAAGGATTTTCTGAATTTCAGCATAGCAGCGCTATGGTTAAATTCAAAAATTCAGTGAAACAATTGGTTTTGAAGTGATTTCAATGCGGAATAGATTTTTTACCTGGCAATTTGGGTAACAATAGTACTTAGTTAAAGTAGGGAATATAGATGATACAACCAATCACTATAGCGATAACTGCAGCAAAAAATACCGCCCCTGCAGCTACGTCTTTGATATAACCAATTTTAGGGTGATGGTCTGGGTGGATAAAGTTGGCAATTTCCTCTATTGCCGTATTGGCTCCTTCTACAGCCATTACCAGACCAATGGCAAAGAATTGCAAGGCCCATTGGGTGGTGGTAATGTCAAAGTAAAAACCAGCCACTATCATAAGCACGGCAATAGCCGCCTGAACCTGGATGCTGGCTTCGTTTTTAAGCAACATCCAGGCTCCGCGACCGGCGTATTTGAACGCCTTTAATCTTTTGGCGATAAAATTGTCTTTCATTGATTATAATGCGGCAAGTGCAGCCTCGTAATCGGGCTCTTCGCCAATTTCTGCAACCTGTTGGTTGTAAATGACCTTACCGTTCTCATCGGTCACCACAACAGCGCGCGAAAGCAGCGCATCGAAAGCACTACCTTTTATAGTCGCGCCATAATCCTGGCCAAAGGCTCCGGTTTTAAAGTCAGAAAGCATATGTACATTCTCAAGGCCTTCTGCGGCACAGAACTGTTGTTGCGCAAAGGGCAGGTCCTTAGAAATGCACAACACAGCAGTGTTCTCTAATTGTGAAGCCGCTTCGTTGAAGCGACGCGCTGAAGCTGCGCAAACTCCGGTGTTGACCGAAGGAAATATATTCAAGATCAGTCTTTTGCCGCTGTAATCGGCCATGGTCTTGGTAGACATATCGTTGGCAACCAATTTAAAATCTGGTGCTTGAGTTCCTACTGCAGGCAAGTTGCCAATAGTTTCGGCGGGATTTCCGCCCAAGGTAATAGAAGCCATAGTTGTTATTTTTTTACAAAAATACGACGCCCAAATGCAGAATGCATTAAGGTTCTCTTAAAAAATCTAGATTATTTTGCGGTTGCCAATTGACGGATCTTTATGCGGAAAGCAGCGAAGATCAACGTCATGAAAGGACTCAGCCAGTTAAAGATCGCAAAGGCAAAGTAGTCAACCACTGGGACTCCCAAAACGCCACTTTGATAAGCGCCACAGGTGTTCCATGGTACCAAGACCGAAGTTACTGTCCCGCTATCTTCTAAGGTTCTAGAAAGGTTTTCCGGAGCTAAGCCGCGGTCTTCATAAGCTTGTTTGAACATCTTTCCGGGGATCACCAAGGCTAAATATTGATCCGAAGCAACGACATTAAGCCCCAAACAACTGATCACTGTTGAGACAAAAAGTCCGAAGATAGAATCTGCCAAGCTCAAAAGGGCCTTGGTAATTCTTGCCAGAGCACCTATAGCATCCATAACGCCTCCAAAAACCATAGCGCAAATGATCAAGGCGATGGTCCAATTCATTCCCCACATACCTCCAGCGGCGAAAAGGTCATTCAGATCGGCATTGTCTGTTGCTACTGCAGTATCGAAGAAGATAGCATTTACAACTACGCCTATATTGGAATCGCCCAAGCTGGCCAGAACGTCGCTTTGAAATACCAAAGCGAAGATCACTGCTGCTATGATACCACCACTGAGAGCCACTAAGGGCTTGGCTTTAAGTAGGATCATCCCAATGACGACTAAAGGAACACCAAACAACCAGGGGTTGATATTAAAAGTGCTGTCTATCGTATTTAATATTGCAGAGACGTCAGCATCTCCACTTACATCGGCACTGAAAGAAAGAATGGCAAAAACCACCAAAGTGATCAAAATAGATGGCACTGTGGTGATAGACATGTATTTAATGTGGGTAAAAAGATCTGTGCCCGCCATGGCTGGGGCTAAATTGGTCGTGTCGCTCAGAGGAGACATCTTGTCTCCAAAATAGGCACCAGAGATCACAGCTCCTGCAATCATTCCTGGGGAGATACCTAAAGCTATTCCAATACCCACCAAAGCAATTCCCACAGTTGCAGAGGTGGTCCAACTGCTTCCGGTAGCTATGGAAATAATTGCCGAGATGATCACGGAGGCTGGCAAGAATATCTCAGGGCTCAATACCTTAAGACCGTAGTATACCATAGCGGGAATTACACCACTAACCAGCCAAGTTCCGGCCAAAGCGCCTACGAGCAGTAGGATCAGTACTGGAACAAAAATACTTTTTAGGTTTTCCCAAATCTCTGCGAGCATTAGGTTCAGGCTTACTTTATTGACAAAGCCCATGATCATTGCTGCAGCGCCTCCTAAAAGCAGTATGTATTGGTTGGAGAAATCCCCAAGCCAAACACCGTCTTTGGCAAATATGTTGTAGGCGAGCAAGGCCATTAAGATAATCACAGGTATTAAGGCTTCCCAGATATTGAGTTCTCTGTTTTCAATGATCTTCTGATCCTCCATGGGGATCTTTTCAATATTGTCTTGCTCGTTTTGCATGCTTAGTTTTTAAGAACTGTAATGTTACGATTTTAGCCTCCGAATTGCAAACGCTAATAAGCCGCATCCGCAGCACAAAAAAAAACGGGCACTAGGCCCGTTCTAAAACTTGTTTCTATTATTTAGATAGTCGTTGCAGGTTGCAAAACACCAACAGCTTCCATACAGGCTTTCATCTGCGCGAAGGTTCTGGTGATGTCGTTATCTAAGCCTACGGAGAAACGAATAAGTCCGTCGCTTAGGCCCATTTCCGCTTGTTCTTCTGCGGGGATCTCCGAAGAGGTTGAACTTCCCGGAGCGCTGAATAGGGTCTTGTAGAAACCTAAGCTAACTGCTAAATAACCTAAGTTGCGCTCTTGCATAAGTTCCATCAGCTCATTGGCTTTCTCTAAACTGCCAACGTCTATGGTCAGCATGCCTCCGAAACCATATTCTGAGTTCATCATCTTGGAGAACACTCCATGACTTGGGTGTGATTCCAAACCAGGATAAACCGTTTTTAAACCTAAGCTTTCAAAGGCGCGGGCCAAATAAAAGGCATTGTGGCTGTGTTGTTTCATGCGGATGTGCAGCGTACGGAGATTTTTTAGGATAGACGAGGCTCTAAGACTGTCCATAGTGCTACCCAAGAGCATGGCAGCTCCGTCATTCACATTGCGCAATTGGTCAATGAATTCTCGGGTTCCACAGATCACACCACCCACCGTATCCGAAGAGCCGTTGATGAACTTGGTCAAACTGTGGATCACTACATCTGCTCCTAAACGTCCTGCAGGAATTGAGAGCGGAGAGAAGGTATTGTCAACTACCAGCTTTAAATTGTGCTTCTTGGCCAATTCAGCTAAGGCCGTAATATCTGCCACCTCAAGCAACGGATTGCTCACTGCCTCACAATACAACACTTTGGTGTTCTTGTTAATGGCTGCTTCTACCACATCCAGTTTGGTGATGTCTACAAAACTGGTAGCAATTCCCAAGCGCGGGGTGAAATTCTTTAGAAAGGCATAAGTTCCGCCGTAAATGGTGCGGCTAGAAACTATATGATCCCCCTGCCCGCAGAGCTGCAGGAGCACAGGGCAAATGGCGCCCATACCACTGGCAGTCACATTTGCGGTCTCGGTCCCTTCTAAGGCAGCCAGCGCTTCTCCCAAATACAAATTGCTCGGGGAGCTGTGGCGGGAGTAGAGGTAACAGCCGTCTGCGTTGCCCTCAAAAGTATCGAACATGGTCTTGGCCGATAAGAAGGTATAGGTGGAGGAGTCTGAGATCGATGGGTTAACGCCACCGAATTCTCCGAAGTATTGTAAGTCTTGGATGTTGTCTGCAGGTTTGAAAGCCATTTTTGTAGGGTTTTATTCATCAAATTTAATTTAGAAAGGTTTATTTAACCAAACATTTACATATGATTAGTATATTATTAGGTCAAAAAGGGTTTACTTAGTAAAAAATTTATCACCTTTTCTAAAAAAAGCTACGAACACCGAAAAATTTTCTATGCAATTAGACCAAACGGATAAGCAGATTTTAAACATTCTGCAAGAGGACGCTAAAATCACCAATAAAGAACTGTCGTCGCAACTTAATCTTTCGCCTACGGCAATCTATGAGCGCATCAAAAAACTAGAGCGCAATGATTTCATCAAGAATTATGTGGCCTTGCTCAATGATGACAAGATTGAACGTGACTTTGTGGTTTTTTGTCAGATAAAACTGTTGCAACATGCCAAAGATTATCTGACCACCTTTGAGGCAGATATCATTGCTTTGCCAGAAGTTTTGGAATGCTATCACATTAGTGGCGATTACGATTATTTACTCAAAGTAGCGGTAAAGGACATGGAAGCTTACCGGGCCTTTATGGTTACTAAATTGACTACCTTGCAGTACATTGGTAGCACGCACAGTTCGTTTTCGATCAGTGCGGTTAAGCACACCACCAAACACGAAATGGGTAATGAATAAACAACTGCTGCTTGGTGCAGAGTTTCTGATCTTCTTTGTGGTCTTACCGGTAAGCTTTGCTTGGAATTATTCTATATGGATAAAAGCCGGCTTGGCCTTGGCAGGCTTGGGTTATATCATTGCCAGATTGGTCAAGGACCCGACTAAACCGCTAAAGTGGTTCAATTCTTATCCTTGGAGATCCTTTTTAAAACGCATTTCGTTACAATTCGTGATCATTGCCATAGTGACGACACTTTTTGTCCTGTGGAAAGCGCCAGCGAGTCTATTTTGTGTGCCTAAAAGTGATCCGCAGCTGTTTATAGGCATCTTGGGGGTGTATACCTTTTTGTCCGTATGGCCACAAGAACTAATCTACAGAACCTATTTCTTTAGTCGTTTTGAAGCTTTGTTTCCCAATAAGAAGGTCTTGATCTTTGTCAATGCCGTTATCTTTTCTTTGGCGCATATCTTTTTTAGAAACACCTTGGTGAGTGTGCTTACCTTTATAGGCGGTTTGCTGTTTGCCTATACCTATCTGAAAACCAGATCCACACTATTGGTCAGCATAGAACACGCCATCTATGGCAATTGGTTGTTTACCGTTGGGATGGGAGACATGCTGGCTTTCCCGGGGATGGATGCCTGCGCTGCTTAGGGCTTAAGGAAGAACAAAACATTGCGACCAAGCCCTTAGGTAGAACGCCAAAAGCTTTGTAAATTTGCAGTCGATTTAAATCATTTTTTCTATGAGTTCATTTGATGTAGTAGTAATCGGTTCGGGCCCTGGAGGCTATGTAGCAGCCATTCGTTGTGCGCAATTGGGTATGAAGACAGCCCTGATTGAAAAGTACAATACCCTGGGAGGTACCTGTTTAAATGTAGGTTGTATTCCGAGTAAGGCCCTGTTAGATTCTTCGCATCACTACGAAGATGCCGTAAAGCATTTTGAAGAGCACGGCATTGAAGTTCCGGGCGAGGTGAAAGTGAATTTAGAGAAAATGATCGCTCGCAAGCAGGACGTAGTGGATCAGACCACCTCTGGGATAGACTACCTAATGAAAAAGAACGAGATCACCGTATTTCACGGGATGGGCTCATTTGTAGATGCAACGCACGTAAAAGTTGACTTGACCGAAGGAGGCGAAGAGACCTTAGAGGCCAAGAACATCATAGTTGCTACCGGAAGTAAACCATCGACCTTACCTTTTATCACTATCGATAAGGAGCGTATAATAACTTCTACGGAGGCTTTAAAAATGCCAGAGATCCCAAAACACTTGGTTATCATTGGAGGAGGAGTTATTGGCCTTGAGCTAGGACAGGTTTACCGTCGTTTAGGGGCCGATGTTTCTGTGATCGAATATATGGATCGCATCATTCCAACAATGGACCGTGCTCAAAGCAAGGAACTTACCAAAGTGATGAAAAAACAAGGGGTGAAATTCCACGTTTCACATCAAGTTACTTCGGTGGAGCGCAATGGCGATGAGGTGACCATCAAAGCCAACAACAAAAAAGGCGAAGAGGTTAGCTTTACGGGAGACTATTGTTTGGTCTCTGTGGGGCGTCGTCCGTATACAGATGGATTGGCTGCCGATAAGGCAGGAATCCAAATGGACGAGCGCGGTCGTATTGAGGTGAATGAGCATCTGCAAACCAATGTATCTAATATCTATGCCATTGGCGATGTAGTTAAAGGTGCTATGTTGGCGCACAAAGCCGAAGAAGAAGGGGTATTCGTTGCAGAAACCATTGCCGGACAGCAGCCACACATCAACTACAATTTGATTCCTGGAGTTGTATATACTTGGCCAGAAGTTGCATCCGTAGGGAAAACCGAAGATCAGCTCAAAGAGGAGAACGTAGACTACAAAGTTGGACAATTCGGTATGCGTGCCTTAGGACGTTCTCGTGCTAGTGGAGATATAGACGGTTTTGTAAAGATCCTTGCCGACGCCAAGACAGACGAAGTCTTAGGTGTACATATGGTGGGAGCACGTGTAGCTGACCTGATCAGCGAAGCGGTAACTGCAATGGAGTTCCGCGCTAGCGCAGAAGATATTGCACGTATGAGTCATGCGCACCCAACCTATGCAGAAGCTGTTAAGGAAGCTGCCTTAGACGCCACAGACAAGCGTCCACTACATATCTAGATTATTCGCCTAGCGCTTCTTTATAGCTGCGCAATAAAGCTCTGGCTTGTGCTTTCCATGCAGTTTTGACCTCGTCAAATTCTGTGTATGCAGGCGTAACTGAGAAGTCTTCCGGGTCTGGGGAATCGATCACCCCAATGGCAAGGATGGGTTCGCTTTCGTCCGAAGTTGATAAGACCTTGTACACACCTACGCGGACTCCAGAATCTTCTATTTCGCCCATTTTCTCGACCTCGTTATTGTATTCGCCGATATAATCTCCGACGTAATTATAAACACAGAGCTCGGTAAAACTATCTGGCGCTAGATATTGCTGCGGAATCACATCTGCCAGTTCGGCATTGAACAAGGCTTCCATGATCTCATAGCGGGAGTAGAAAGGATCCATATATTGCTTGAGAATTTCAGGATCCGCCTCATAACCCATGCGCATGTATTTGAGCAAGGCTTCGGTTTTGGTCCAAGGCTCTTTGGCGTAAGGCGTATAGATGGCTTTTAAGATGGCCCCGCTCTTCTCAGCATCAACGGCAGGATCAGACTCCGCAATAGACATATAATAGTAGATCAAGCTATCGTTGAGGTAGAACTCCTTGTCACGGGTAGCAGCATCGTTGTATTTGCGCAATTGTGTTTGGATGTCTTCGGTGATCGCTTCCTGCAAGGCGCTGAACATTTCAGGCAAGTCGTCTTCTCCCATGATATGGTCTGCATAGAGTCCAACAAGTAGATCTTTAAAATCATCGTTGCGGTATAGTGCTGCCAATTGCTGCGGATACTTTTTTATGAGGTGTAAACTATCCTCCAGCTGATAAAAGGCCAAGAAGGTTTCTTCTGTGCGCTTTGGTGGATCGGTAAGCAACAGATCCATGAGCTTTTTATCTGCTTGTAGCTCTTGAAAGTTTAAAAATTCACTAACGATCTCTTCTCTTACCTTTTCTGGGGTTTGATCTTGTTGGTAATAGGCTAGCAGGCCATCCATATGCGACTGATTCCCCAACTTGGTTATGGGAATGATAAGGTCGGTCTTATTCTTTTCATAGCCTTGATCTTCTACTGCTTCATAAGACATAGCAGACAAGAGTAGATCTATATCGGCAGTGGTGAAATCGTGATAGAGTAGTGCCGTTTGTCCCCGTTTTACCTGGGTGGTATCGCTGCTGAGTAGCGCAGCCACGATCTCCTTGGTCTTTGGCGCTCTGATGTCCATTTTGGGCGCTTTTCTTGTATAGGTAAAGGAGCCTAGAAAGCCATTTATTAGGCCCAGATCTATTTCTTCTTGCCCCACACAACTGTAGAGCTGTACCAAATGGTCATCTACATACATGGTTTGGATAAACTGTTGTACGTTGGTGTTGGGGTTAAGGATCCTTGCCCTGATTCCGCGCACTCCGTTTATGTCAATCAGTTCTTTTTCGGCAATGGAGTCTTTGTACTCCAATAAATCGTCCAAAGCCCCAACAAGATAAGTATCTACATCTTGGGTTCTGTAAAGGGAATTGAGTTTGCTGGTCTCTACCATATAAAGACCGCCAGTAAAGTCTGATGTTCCTGTATATGTCCGCGTATACAAGAATTCGTCAGCCGGTGTTCCTTCTGTTTCTGTAAACAGACGCATTTCTGTTGGAGCTTCAAGCTGGAAAAGATCTTCAAAGACAAAATCACTGATCTGATCTTCTTGAAAAGGTTCTAGCTTAAAGGAGGTGAAAAAGCGCGAATCGATATCTACTTTGTCTCCCTTTTCTTTGGCCTGCGCCATGATGGCGTAGCTCCGATTACCTCTAAAATAGAATTTAAACACGCCATTATAGGTGTTAAAAAAGCTCAGATAAGCAATAAAACCTTTTACACCTTGCTCTTCAAAAGGGATAGGGTCACCTACAAGCTCGATGCCATTGGCTAATTCCGACCCCAAAGTCTCCAATACCTCTTCCTGATTTACCAAATAATATCCTTCGGGCTGATCGTTATAGCGGATCAGATAATTGAAATCTAGCTTAGGGTCGCTTATGAATTCAATATTCATATAATACGGTTGCCCTTCTGGATCCAGCGGATTTTCAACCTCACGATCCATTTGCTTCATCGGCACATCGGGGATCTCTATACTATATGCGCCTTGAGCGTTAGAATAGGGAACCCATTTAACTTTACGGTCTTGATCTGTCTTGGTAGTTTCTAATGAGATTGGCGTTAATAGGCTTTTGTAGCTGTTCTGACCTAATGCGAGCTGAATGCTTAGCGTTAACAATAATAAAGTCGGTGAAAGACCACAAATACAGGCTCAGGGGCGTAGCTTGTTCAATTGTTTAAAAATAAAGGGATTTGTACCAATCAATAATAGTAATTTTAAGCCATAATTCTTGAGTTTCTTGAGGAAATCTTATCAATTCACCGTATCTGATCCCGCTAAGTTCAAGCAGCAGCTTTTTATGTGGAGCCGCAGTTTTGAGCAATTGGTCATTTTGGATTCCAACGCACATCTGTCTGCGCACTCTGCTTTTGACACGGCCTTTGCTCTGGGTGCGCGAGCAGCCATAAAATGCCAGGCGGGAGAAGCTTTTGCGGCTTTACAAGCCTTTAGAGCATCCCATCCGGATTGGATGTTCGGCTATTTGGGCTACGATCTAAAGAATGAATTAGAAGACTTAGATTCCCAAAATCACGACGGACTCCGATTCCCTGATCTACACTTTGTGGTTCCAGAGAAACTGATCATTCTAAAAGAGGATAGCTGTACTTTTTGGTATCCGCAGGAATTAGCAGATCAGGCAAGCAGTGATAAAGAGACCATTGAAGCCATTGTTTTAAGTCTGCAAACGGAAAAGGTCGATAAGGAACCTTTAAAGA encodes:
- the lpdA gene encoding dihydrolipoyl dehydrogenase; translated protein: MSSFDVVVIGSGPGGYVAAIRCAQLGMKTALIEKYNTLGGTCLNVGCIPSKALLDSSHHYEDAVKHFEEHGIEVPGEVKVNLEKMIARKQDVVDQTTSGIDYLMKKNEITVFHGMGSFVDATHVKVDLTEGGEETLEAKNIIVATGSKPSTLPFITIDKERIITSTEALKMPEIPKHLVIIGGGVIGLELGQVYRRLGADVSVIEYMDRIIPTMDRAQSKELTKVMKKQGVKFHVSHQVTSVERNGDEVTIKANNKKGEEVSFTGDYCLVSVGRRPYTDGLAADKAGIQMDERGRIEVNEHLQTNVSNIYAIGDVVKGAMLAHKAEEEGVFVAETIAGQQPHINYNLIPGVVYTWPEVASVGKTEDQLKEENVDYKVGQFGMRALGRSRASGDIDGFVKILADAKTDEVLGVHMVGARVADLISEAVTAMEFRASAEDIARMSHAHPTYAEAVKEAALDATDKRPLHI
- a CDS encoding aminotransferase class I/II-fold pyridoxal phosphate-dependent enzyme, with translation MAFKPADNIQDLQYFGEFGGVNPSISDSSTYTFLSAKTMFDTFEGNADGCYLYSRHSSPSNLYLGEALAALEGTETANVTASGMGAICPVLLQLCGQGDHIVSSRTIYGGTYAFLKNFTPRLGIATSFVDITKLDVVEAAINKNTKVLYCEAVSNPLLEVADITALAELAKKHNLKLVVDNTFSPLSIPAGRLGADVVIHSLTKFINGSSDTVGGVICGTREFIDQLRNVNDGAAMLLGSTMDSLRASSILKNLRTLHIRMKQHSHNAFYLARAFESLGLKTVYPGLESHPSHGVFSKMMNSEYGFGGMLTIDVGSLEKANELMELMQERNLGYLAVSLGFYKTLFSAPGSSTSSEIPAEEQAEMGLSDGLIRFSVGLDNDITRTFAQMKACMEAVGVLQPATTI
- a CDS encoding diacylglycerol kinase; protein product: MKDNFIAKRLKAFKYAGRGAWMLLKNEASIQVQAAIAVLMIVAGFYFDITTTQWALQFFAIGLVMAVEGANTAIEEIANFIHPDHHPKIGYIKDVAAGAVFFAAVIAIVIGCIIYIPYFN
- the nhaC gene encoding Na+/H+ antiporter NhaC, with protein sequence MQNEQDNIEKIPMEDQKIIENRELNIWEALIPVIILMALLAYNIFAKDGVWLGDFSNQYILLLGGAAAMIMGFVNKVSLNLMLAEIWENLKSIFVPVLILLLVGALAGTWLVSGVIPAMVYYGLKVLSPEIFLPASVIISAIISIATGSSWTTSATVGIALVGIGIALGISPGMIAGAVISGAYFGDKMSPLSDTTNLAPAMAGTDLFTHIKYMSITTVPSILITLVVFAILSFSADVSGDADVSAILNTIDSTFNINPWLFGVPLVVIGMILLKAKPLVALSGGIIAAVIFALVFQSDVLASLGDSNIGVVVNAIFFDTAVATDNADLNDLFAAGGMWGMNWTIALIICAMVFGGVMDAIGALARITKALLSLADSIFGLFVSTVISCLGLNVVASDQYLALVIPGKMFKQAYEDRGLAPENLSRTLEDSGTVTSVLVPWNTCGAYQSGVLGVPVVDYFAFAIFNWLSPFMTLIFAAFRIKIRQLATAK
- a CDS encoding Lrp/AsnC family transcriptional regulator translates to MQLDQTDKQILNILQEDAKITNKELSSQLNLSPTAIYERIKKLERNDFIKNYVALLNDDKIERDFVVFCQIKLLQHAKDYLTTFEADIIALPEVLECYHISGDYDYLLKVAVKDMEAYRAFMVTKLTTLQYIGSTHSSFSISAVKHTTKHEMGNE
- the tpx gene encoding thiol peroxidase, producing MASITLGGNPAETIGNLPAVGTQAPDFKLVANDMSTKTMADYSGKRLILNIFPSVNTGVCAASARRFNEAASQLENTAVLCISKDLPFAQQQFCAAEGLENVHMLSDFKTGAFGQDYGATIKGSAFDALLSRAVVVTDENGKVIYNQQVAEIGEEPDYEAALAAL
- a CDS encoding CPBP family intramembrane glutamic endopeptidase; the encoded protein is MNKQLLLGAEFLIFFVVLPVSFAWNYSIWIKAGLALAGLGYIIARLVKDPTKPLKWFNSYPWRSFLKRISLQFVIIAIVTTLFVLWKAPASLFCVPKSDPQLFIGILGVYTFLSVWPQELIYRTYFFSRFEALFPNKKVLIFVNAVIFSLAHIFFRNTLVSVLTFIGGLLFAYTYLKTRSTLLVSIEHAIYGNWLFTVGMGDMLAFPGMDACAA